DNA from Plectropomus leopardus isolate mb chromosome 11, YSFRI_Pleo_2.0, whole genome shotgun sequence:
aaagacatactatactacgacTTGATGCCATTTTAGACAGCATactactatgacttttttaatgccattttggacaacatactatactatgacttttttcatgccattttggaagacatgttctactgtgacgtttttatgccttttttcagacatgccatactgtgatgtttttatgccattttggtgGACATACCTACATACATTCTGAATGTCATTGGTCCCAATTATATTGTGATTACAtccaagagacaaaaaaatttaattaccTTCTGTCTGCGGTTCTTGACAACAGACCCTGCAGAGGAGGGTCTTTGCTTCTGTAACCTGGATGGAGAGGGAGCCGGTGATGTGTTCTGGGAATAATTTTTGCCCCTAGAGCCAGGTGAACGCTGCTTCTTTTTGCTGTTCTTGTGCCCCTTGGGGAGGGGGCTGGCCTGCTGTGACCCGTGCTGCTCCAGCGCTCGCAGAGGCTGTCTGTGGTCTTGAGGAGATGGTAAAGAGCTTCTGCGGCCTCCGAGGCTCTGAGGTGAGACAGGTTTACAGTGGTGAGTGAGAGGACCAAGGTGCATATCTTTGACCCTGGAGAGTGGGTCTCTGGTTGCAGCGCTCCGGGGCCGCACTCTGCTCTTGATGGAGCAAAGTGCATCATCAGTGTAGGACGCTTCATTATCATCATGGTAACCATCTTCATCCTCAGAATCAAATACGAGGAACTTGACGGTGCGATGGTGCAGCCACCGAGTGTCTGCAGAGTTCAGGCTGTGACTTCGGGGCCGAGGACTCTGGGCCCACATGTCACTGCTCCTGTGATTGTTCCTGTGGATCTCCTGAGGGCTGCTGAACATCATCCAGCAAGGGGGGCAGGATGGGAACTGACAGACTGGCTGCTGCCCAGTTAAGATCCATTTCTCCAGGTTAAATCCatactgcagtaaaaagacacaaaaatgttttgtttagcaaCAAAGCAGactttgacttgtcatagtaggTGCTACGTACAACATTACCGACGGCATCTTATATTTAAATGCACCAGTAGGTCATGACTGTGAGCAGAGATGCTCAGTACCACGTCGCTGAAACTAAAGGAGCTCATTTCAGCCACCATTCATTTGatcatttacacctgtgcttatCCTTTTTTCACATGTCAACATAATGTCTTACACCATAAACACTCATGAGGgtaatattaaaatcaaaaattctTCAGATCAATGTCAAAATCAACTTGGATGTTAAAAACACGCACATATATACACAGTTTTCTTCTTTCAGAGCTGTAACAAGACTAAAGTAGTTGCATAAAAGTTGCACTCCAACAGAAATCATATTAGGatgtgggtttaaaaaaaaccaaaaaaaacatttgaatgaaaatagACCTTTTGGACTGAGAGACTACATTTCCAAATAATTTAACTGATGAATTTAACTGTTAATTCTACTGCAAAAATTTCATTAGAAAAATCTTAAAGCCACTGAGTCAAATAGATCACAGCTAACAAATAGATCCCAGACAGACATTTATGTGATAGTtcaccacaaaaaacaaaaatacatatttttcctcttacttatGTTGCTAGTtatcagtttagatttttttggaaaCGGATCATAgacatgtctgccttctttccaatataaCAGAATTAGATTACACTCGGCTTGTGGAGctgaaagcaacaaaaaaaaaatacatttgaaactcagcagcaatgtctttttcccgAAATCATGACCCCgatactcaagataatccacagatgtTATTGTAAGCAGTCTCAtattggaactattttctttctaccaaactacaccttcCAACCAAATCACCATGCAGAAAGAGacatgcatctactgctagcacACCCAGCAGgtgtaaagaaaatagttcttcagtggaactgctcacaacaacatctgtggattatcttgaataatcAGATAGACATATTGGAGAGAGAAATGCTGTCGAGTATGgggagaaggcaaacatctctgtCTGACATCACTCACACATCTGAACTCACACAAAAACCATATAGATTGAACTACAGATAAGCAGAAACATGGATTTTTGACTGTGGGTGACCTATCCCTTTAAGTGTGAGAACATAATGTTCACTTAAACGTGTGACCTCAGTTTCTTGTAGTATCCGATGGCAGTCTGGTAAAGTGATGTCTGGAGCCGTCACAAGCTGCACTTCCTCCTGCAGCGGACCCAGTGGGGTCGTAAAGGGGATATCCTCCAGAGTGTTCATTTTCACCAACAGTTGACCTGCATCAGAGGAAGCAAAATTAGGTCcttttaaacacttaaaagtCTTCAAAACAAGACCATTGCACTGTTATTAGTTCTTACTTTTGTGTGGTGTTCTCGCTTAGGTCCACAGCTCTCCGACAGGTGTTTGGAGTAAATAACTTACATAGGCATCATCATACATGGTAAGCCTCTTCATCATTAAGCCTCTGACATCATCTGAGGAGTTATTAACCATAACAAGCCAGACGGCGTGTTGTAACTCTACCTGCACCGGTGCAGTGCTAACAATGGAGCATTTAAACACATATACAAAAAGGGCAGAGTAacactaaaattattttaaaaatagcactaataaaatatttcttattattttatttttccctatGAAAACACTATTAATGTAAGGCATTTTATGATTTCTCCTCAGTATTTCAGAATTTTTCATCTATATTTAAAGCCAATTAGCCAAAAGCCAGTTATAAAAGGATGCGACTTTGTAATTTCCATCTACACTTGAAAGGGGATTAGGGAATGCTGAGGTACTGGGAAACAACAGCACAATACTTTCCAGAGATTAGCAGATTAAGAAAGGTGACAGGGTAGCAGTGTGGAGCAACATTGTGATGtcttttgcattattttcctGTGTCCTTGTCTGAACAACAACTTGTCACAATGACTTGGACACTTGAATTACAAGTGTAAATTACAAGTGTACGCTCTGGTCTGCAGATAAGGTTAAAGGTAAAGAACAATTAAAAATTCTGTACAgagatttacattttatttatatattttaaacaatcaCAATAAGTTTAGGATTCACAAATGTTGGGGGGGGTTACAGGATCTGTAACAGacatctgaaaacagaaaagcagcttttaaacttaactgaaagaaaaggaaacttAAAAGCAAAAGGGGGAACAGATCTAGTTTAATCTTGATTTCTAGCACAAACAGCTTTTGTAAAGAGTACAGCAGTGTGGTTCAGTTCAGTCAGAGAGCTTTTAGGTAGAGGCTGGGTTATGGAGATACCTTTTAGTAATAGGGTATTAACATCACTAATGGTGAGGTTTTAACACtggggaaaacaaaaataccTGTGCTGTTCTGACGGATGTCATATAAAGCAGAATTAGAGCGACTTCCAGCCAACTGTGGAAGAAATTAACTGCACGGTTATGATTTTAATCAGGACAAATAAGCTTGAATGTCgaatgtaaaaatatgattcAGTCATGTACTGTTTGTTGGAGGATATCtagtacaaaacaaaactttagaAGACACTTTATTAACACTAGCACACTTGTTAGCGGAGCTGCTAATCCTGCTTTGAGAGACGGCCCTCTGATCCTGTCCTGTGATAAAGAGGTCTGTAAGTAAAAACAGTTACATTCCCTAAAGAGTGGGGCAACAAGAGGAAgctaaacactgaaaaataaccATTCTGGCTGTTTAAAaggtcacattttttaatcacctgctcTGTTTACTGTGCTGGTGTGTTACACTTCTTCATCAGGGGTCATGTCATACAAACTGCGTACAAATGCTACCGAAGCAGCTCAACAGTTACAGCCCAGTTTTACTGTGAGCACCATTATTACAATGGTGGTATagaagaaaacatcaaaatattgaTGTGCTCATGGAATAATATGCCCTTATACGATATAAGGCATTACTTGACATGGTAACATCACATCTACACTTTCTCAGCTCGGCTTCTTTTCAAGTGTACAGTATGATCCCATAATTTCCATTTGCTTCCCTCGCCATTACATCACCATCaccacaaaaagagaaaacaaataaactagcTACAAATCCTTTCATGAATAAAATTGCATTATCTGtatatagataaaaatgttaacaatcCCCAGAgattgaaatattttataaagGTCCACCCTGCGAGTGCACCGCTAGAGAATTAACATCTGATGCACAGGACCAAAGGTTGTTACAGTGAAAACCACCAGCCTTCATTACCTCTACTACAGTGTCCACAGCTCATTTGTCAGGGGCTATTGTAAAACCCAGAGTTGGTATCCAAAGGTATATAGTGATCTAATGATTTCAGAGACTGTCCTTAGGGTGAAATGAGTGACGTGGTTCAGTTGTTAGCGGCGTCTGCCTGCCGAGGCCAATTTTCTTCCTCAATGCCCGAGTCGTAGTCCTCCTCTGCAGACTCCTTGGCTGGCGCTCTGAAATTCAGATGGAGATGCCAGTTCAGGTTTCAAACTACACTACATTTGAGACTCGGGGAGCTGGGCTTAGAaggatagttttttttaaatggggtaTAAGGAGGTACTGATCCATAGTTGGTCTACTCCCTATAGCAGATGGCAGACGGGACGccctagtttggagaagcaggctggagtaccACCTGGAGGCTGTGAATGTAATGctggggcagcagcaaaatttATTTTGGTAACCTAAAACAAGAACCTTATCAGTGCTATATCAGCTATATTTAGAGTGTTTTCACTGCCTAACCTCGGCGTCAGACAGCTCTAGCTGATGAGGACCAAAGTCGTTATCTaagctctcttcaaagccactagactcctttgacaaaaactcCAATTTCACATGgcagaacacaggagctgctggtcactGCAAGTCAcacaatatcacaaacagaGTGATGGAGGCAGTGGAGGACCatcagctcctgtgttcagcaaaattattatttatttatttattaatttttgaagcatttatttattaaagcatgtaaacctaTTCTAGTAgaatcccaaaataaaaataagataccaaaaatgagcacattATGGCCCCTTTAATCAAAGGAGTCTTGTGGCTTTGTAGAGAGCAAAGTCATGGCTTCAAGTTCACTGTCAGAAAGAGCTGTCTGACAGCGAGGTGAAGTGGTGAAAATCTTCTCAATATGGCAAACACTTAAACTGACTCACTTTTCTAGGTGGCTTAAgtgagtctgtgcagtagcCATCTCCATGGAGGAGTTCCTGCTAAAACACCAATCTGACCAATTGTGAGAAGCGCCATTAAACCATGTGAGTGCCTGGATTGGCATACACACCTGTAAATCATGTTGCAATATCCCCCTCTTATAAAACTAAATAACTCATTAacaccaaacttatcagaaaaataaaatcacttaaaCATCTATCAGgatgatgagaactaccttaaatgacagaaaccatctttgggaaataTTTATTGGGAATGTACTTCAGAGactttagtttggcccatgtcccactCACTAACATGGAGACGTTTAggcctatactgcagccagcaaCCGTGGGGGCGATTGAGATATTTTGGCCTCACTTTATCGATTTACCATGTGTACAAATTAGCTAGCTGTAATGCTGTCCATctttacagtctatgatttaAAGTAtgaatcaaattaatttttcccaaagatggtttctgtcatttgaaGTACTTCTTATCACACTGACATTTAATCAGGTGTCCATTTTTCTTATAAGTTTGgatttaattagttatttgatgctataaaaaaagGAGTCTGACGTCATAATTCACAGCTATGTGAGACaatttgtgtgcacatgatAGTAGGTGGGTGGGAAGTTGACACCCACCTACCTgccagatggcagcagctgtattTGGGTTGATATggtttcatttttgtacagtaggAGGAAGTGAAGATGAGTGGatctttataaacagtctaAGGTGCCAGCATCTACTGTGTGACACACTGACTATGATTAAGTACCTCATAAAACCCTACCTCCAAATACAAACCATACCTTTAGGGAATGTGATCTCTACCATGAGACACATCTAGTCCTGACCAGTGTGAGTAGAGAGACACTGACCTGATATATCTGGGTTGTGATTTTCCTTGGACAACTTCTTTATTCAGCTCAACAGCCATGATGTCAGAGTGTGGCACCTCATACATGGGCTCTAGAAGGAGCTTTTCCTATTGGAAAAATGAGGACATGTTTCATTATTGtgttaaaatcaatttaatttgAACACCCTTTGCAAAAATCACATACCATGATGGATCGGAGCCCACGAGCACCAGTTTTTCTCTCCAGAGCCATCCTGGCTATGGCCCTCAAGGCATCCGGAGTCACATTGAGTTCACACTGAAACGAAAAAAATTGCAGATTAATTTCAGCCATTTAAGTATAAGCAGACAGACCTCTGTGAATACATCCTAAACATCAAGTTCTTTTAGATCTTTTCCAGATCTGACactagaaaaaaaggtttttgttttttttactcagctATCCATGAGACAAAAAATAGTCTGTATAGTAGATCTATGAGACTGAAAACAGTGTACAGTGATACTGGGAACTGGATTTTGCAGCTCTGGGAAGATATCACACATCTCCTTTTGAAACAAGGTAAGCAAGGTAAACAaggtaaacatgaaaaacactaAGTTGAAATTACAAAGTTATCACCAGGAATGTGCACTTGCAGGTGTTTCACTAAAAGATGCTGCATTGCGTTATGGCAACAAGTGAGCTGGAGGCCCCTCGCTGGTACCCCTCGCTGAGTAAACGCAGTGGTCTCATTCAAATGAATGTGGGGACTGCGTTTGTTTTACactgctgctgcctgtctgaACAGGGCTTAACACTGTGCTAGTAACCATTATTTTAGAGCTCTTACTTTGTCCATGCTGAACAGAGCCTGGTACTGAGGCACCACAGCGTTGCGTGGCTCTGTCAGAATTCGGACTAGTGTCTCTTCATCC
Protein-coding regions in this window:
- the LOC121949813 gene encoding ubiquitin-associated protein 1-like; protein product: MNTLEDIPFTTPLGPLQEEVQLVTAPDITLPDCHRILQETEYGFNLEKWILTGQQPVCQFPSCPPCWMMFSSPQEIHRNNHRSSDMWAQSPRPRSHSLNSADTRWLHHRTVKFLVFDSEDEDGYHDDNEASYTDDALCSIKSRVRPRSAATRDPLSRVKDMHLGPLTHHCKPVSPQSLGGRRSSLPSPQDHRQPLRALEQHGSQQASPLPKGHKNSKKKQRSPGSRGKNYSQNTSPAPSPSRLQKQRPSSAGSVVKNRRQKALSTGSSRGVFFDSSAELLSALSQEERELLETITAKGYPLRTAILALQKTGYHSPEKILKYLVANDRLCQLGYDEAQVEEALEMFQNCESKAAEFLRLLTQFNEMGFQQSAIKEVLLVHENHRERALEELMTRMA